TCGATTCAAACACGAGTCGTCGTACACCTGTTTGTGGCAATGACCTTTTCGGCAATCATTACCACTGCATTGCTTAGCTTTTTTTACCTGAAACGATTTGATGGTGGTAGTTTTTATTTTATGAGCAGCAATATTATGGAAGATTTGCAGCTTATCAGAGTTCTCAGCATTGTACTGCCTGCTCTAATAGTAGCTGAGATAAGCAGTATCTTTATAGCGCTTACCCTAGGGCTTTTTACATCGCGTAAAATAGCTGTCCCGGTGTATAAGATCGAACGATGGGCTTCCCGGCTAAGGGCAGGTAAGTTAAACACCTATATGGGTTTTAGAGAAAAAGAGATGGCTGAGTTGTCATCCCAGTGTAATGCTGTAAGCGAATTTTACAGAGAACTATTAACTCAAATAAAAAACAGTACAGTACTGATCGAAAACAATCGCAATGACAACTCAACTATAAATACGCAACTCCAGCAGATAAAAACGATACTGGATAAAGTTGAGTTAGATTAATACCCCATCTCTTTTAGTTCTTCAAACATTTTTTTTGCTGCCCTGTTAAGCTTTTCAGGTGTACGCACATGAACACGGACAAGAAGATCACCTTGCTCTCTTCTATTAACCACCGGAAGCCCCTTTGACCTCAGTCGAAAAGTTTTCTCGGATTGTGTTCCTGATGGAATCTTTAGGTTCACTTTTCCATCCAAAGTAGGTATAGTCTTTGAGACCCCAAGCGCTGCATCTGAAAAAGACAGATCGATATCACAGGTAAGATCAGCTCCATGACGTTTAAAAAACTCATGAGGTTTTTCTGAGATTAATACTATTAAGTCCCCTGATGGGCCTTTATTTGGCCCCGCATTTCCCTTTCCCGGCACATTGATATAGTTACCTTCAGAAACACCAGCGGGAATATCAACCTCAATAGTAGAGTCTACCTTTTGTAATCCGGTACCGGTACAGGCATTGCATTTATCTGCAACCACATATCCCTCACCCCTGCATGATGGGCACACGCTTTCCTGAATTACCTGGCCAAAAAATGAGTTTGCAACCTGGCGCACCCTGCCACTTCCCTGGCATGTCTGACACACATTTCGCTTCCCGCTTTTTGATCCGGTACCCTTACATACTGAGCAGTGATCCATTCTTTTAAGTTTCAGCGTTTTTTTCACCCCTGTGGCAATCTCCTCCAGAGAAAGGGAGAGTCTTATCTGAAGATCTTTACCACGGGCAGCACCACCTCCAGCGCCTCTTCGGCCTCTTGAGCCTCCCCAGCCAAAAAGATCACCAAAAATGGAATCACCACCAAAATCATTCATGAACGCACGAAGTGCATCAGAGATATCAAACCCCCCGGCTCCAAAACCTCCAAAACCACCCCCGCCTGCAGCAGCCCCTTCAAAGGCAGCATGCCCAAACTGATCATACTGCTGTCTCTTTTGAGGATCTTTTAGTATTTCATAAGCCTGAGTGGCATCACGGAACTTTTCCTCGGCTTCCTTGTCACCGGGATTTTTATCGGGATGATATTTAACGGCCAATTTTCTATAAGCCTTCTTTATTTCATCCTCACTTGCATCTCTGGATACACCTAATATTTCATAATAATCAGATTTGGCCATTTTAGAATTTCCAGTATTAAATTTAAAATTTCGCTACTTCTGAGACGAGCCACTGGATACAATCACTCTTGCATGCTTTACAACTCTTTCCTTGATTTTGTATCCCCTCTCAAATACCTCAGCTATATGATCTTCAGGAATTTTTTCATTGTCTGCTTTCATTAAGGCATCATGAATCTGAGGATCAAATTCTTCCCCTGGCTCACCAAAGGCTTGCAATCCATTTTTTTCCAGCACACTAACAAATTTTGTATAAATAAGCTCGGTACCCTCCAGAAACTGTTTGAGCTCTCCGCCCTGCTCAGCAGCTTTAATTGCACGCTCAAAATTCTCCCTAACCTCTACAAGCTCAAGCATCAGTTTCTCATTAGCAGTTTCTACTAAACGCTCGTAGTCCCTGCTTGCTCTTTTTTTGTAATTTTCAAACTCTGCCATCAGCCTGACGTATTTATCATTCGTTGCCTCAAGCTCGGCTTTGAGTGAATCAAGTTCACTTACTTCAGGCGCTTCCTTTTCCTGGAGCTCTTCTTCTTGCTGGCTCTCAGAGCTATCCTCTTTTAGCTCTTCCTGATCTTTGGATGCTTCTTTCTGGTTTTGATTTTGCTGTTTCTCAACCTCTTCCTCATTAGTAGCCATTCTTAAAACCTCTCTTTTAGATTATCCCAGCGTCTTTTTTTGGTTAATACGAAAAAAAGGAATAAAGGAAAATAAATAACGCCGCAGAGCATATTCAGGTATACAATTCACCCAACAACTTAGCAGTATAGCTTACAGCAGAAACCATTTGTGGATATGGCATGCGCTTTGGACCAATAACCCCTAAACTACCGGTCATGCTTCCGACTTTATAGGTGGTTTTTATGATACTAAAGGAACGGAGCTGAACTTTGCTGTTCTCACCACCTATTGAAATGACAACTTCCGGGCGAGAATGTTTCCTATTCTCTGCCTCAAACAGATGCATCAAGAGCCTTTTTTCCTCAAGGATCTCAATAACAGCCCCGATTCGATCTCTACTGAAAAACTCAGGCTGAAGTATAACGTTGGTTTCACCATCAGCATATACCTCCTCCTGTTCATTTTCTTCAATAATCTTCCTTAATGACGGTACAAGTAACTTTATCACTCCAAGCTCAACCTCACCCACATCCCTTAACTCATTTAGGTGATCCTCACACATCTGGGCCAATGTTTTACCACTGAAGCGTGCATTAAGGATATTGCACGCACTCACCAATCGGTCGTGTGAAAGCTCAGTGTGCAACTCGACCACCATGGTTTTAACAAACCCCGAGTCGATAGCAACATTCATCAAATACCGTCCATTACCAACCGAAAATACGTGAATCGTACGAAATACACCTTTTCTCAGCTTTGGGGCAAGAATCACACCTAACTGATTAGTTGCCCTGCTCAAAGCCTTTGAAGCCGCTTCCATCAACAGATGCAGATCCGCCTGGTCAATAGTCACGATCGAATTACGAATGCTCTGCTTTACCTGCTCGGGCAGATCAATAGGCCCCATCATTCTATCGACATAATAGCGATATCCCTTATCTGTAGGTACACGACCAGCAGAGGTGTGCGGTTGGGTAATAAATCCCCTATCTTCAAGATCCCCCATTACATTTCTAATTGATGCAGCAGAGATCTCAAATCCGTTTTGTTTTGAGAGATATCGAGAGCTTGTAGGAGCAGCACTAAGGATAAAGTTCCTCACTATTGCTTCCAACACCCTCTGTTCTCTATCTGTAAGCATTTCCGGTTCCATATACTCCGGTACCGAAGTGGCAGGTTTTACGCTACAGGAGCACAGAAAAAAGCGCTCCTGTAGCATGGATTAACTATTGTGGTACAATTTACGGTATTACGAATTTGGAATGCAATTATTACATCATACCACCCATACCGCCCATACCACCCATACCGCCCATGCCATCCATGCCGCCCATACCAGGAGCGCCACCGGCAGGTGCCTCGTCTTCCTTAGGCATCTCAGAGACGATACATTCAGTGGTAAGAACGAGGCTTGCAATACTTGCAGCATTCTCAAGCGCAGTACGTGTTACCTTGGTAGGATCGATAACACCAGCCTCAATAAGGTCTTCATACTTATTGGAATAAGCATTGAAACCATATGAGCCTTTACCGTTCTTTACCTCATTGCATACAACTGATGATTCCAGACCGGCGTTGGAAACAATCATGCGCAGAGGTTCTTCGCATGCTCTGCGGATAATATCTACGCCGATATTTTCATCATTGTCATCAAGCGTGAACCCATCAAGTGCACTTGCAGAGCGAATCAGTGCAACTCCACCACCAGCTACAATCCCTTCTTCAACTGCAGCACGGGTTGCATGAAGAGCATCCTCAACTCTTGCCTTCTTCTCCTTCATTTCTGACTCAGTTGCTGCACCGATGTTTATCACTGCAACACCACCGGCTAACTTGGCAAGGCGCTCCTGGAGCTTTTCACGATCATAATCAGATGTAGTTTCCTCAATCTGTTTTCTGATCTGATTAACACGTCCCTTGATGTCATCAGTTTTTCCAGCACCCTCGATAATTGTAGTATTTTCCTTATCGATAGATACTCTTTTTGCCTGACCCAGTGAATCGATTGTAGTGTTTTCGAGCTTAAAACCGGCTTCTTCAGATACAAGAATACCACCTGTGAGTACAGCAATATCCTCAAGCATTGCCTTACGACGGTCACCGAAACCCGGAGCTTTCACTGCAGCGATCTTAAGCGTTCCGCGAAGCTTATTGACAACTAGTGTAGCAAGCGCTTCGCCCTCTACATCCTCTGCAATAATAAGGAGTGGTTTACCCATCTGAGCGACTTTTTCCAGAATAGGCAGAAGATCCTTCATGGCACTTACCTTCTTATCGAAAATAAGAATCATTGGATCATCAAGGATACATTCCATAGTTTCTGGATTCGTTACAAAATAGGGAGAGAGGTAGCCGCGATCAAACTGCATCCCTTCAACGACTTCAAGGTTTGTCTCAATACCCTTAGCCTCTTCAACAGTGATCACACCGTCTTTACCAACCTTTTCCATTGCATCGGCAATAAGATCACCAATTTCTTTGTCATTGTTGGCAGAGATAGCACCAACCTGAGCGATCTCTTTTTTTCCGGCGATAGGTTTAGAATCTTTCTGAAGCCTGTCAACAATTACTCTGACGGCTTTATCAATACCCCGTTTAACGGCCATAGCGTTAGCACCGGCTGTTACATTTTTGATTCCAAAACGGGAGATGACCTGAGCCAACACAGTAGCAGTGGTAGTACCATCCCCAGCGATATCACTGGTTTTTGATGCCACCTCTTTAACCATCTGTGCACCCATATTTTCAAACTTGTCCTCAAGCTCGATTTCTTTTGCCACAGTAACACCATCTTTGGTAACCGTTGGTGAACCAAAGCTTTTCTCAAGTACTACATTACGTCCACGTGGCCCCAGTGTAACACGAACCGCACCGGCAAGAACATCAATACCTTTTAGCAGCTTATCACGTGCAGTGATATCGAAGGCGAGTTGCTTTCCAGCCATAAATAATCTCCTCTATCTAAATGGTTTAAAATTTAACTGTTTTAATCAGGAATTAAAGAGTTGCAAGAACATCGCTTTCACGCATAATGAGGTATTCCTCGTTATCGATAGTCACTTCGGTTCCAGAGTACTTTCCATAAAGCACCTTATCACCCTCTTTAAGGGTCATTTCAATTTTCTGTCCACTGTCACTGATTTTTCCTGCACCAACAGCAACGACTTCCCCTTTTTGTGGTTTTTCCTTTGCATTATCAGGGATGATAATACCGCCTGCAGTTTTCTCTTCGGCACCCATGGGCCGAACGATGATCCGGTCTGCCAGTGGTTTTACGTTCATAATACCTACTCCCTTCGAATGTTGAATAATAATTGGAACTATAAGCTTAATTTTTTGTTAGCACTCATTGAGTGTGAGTGCTAACAGCTATAATTTAAAGTCATTAAACAGTGGTGTCAAGCTTTTTTTATGGACCAGACACTTTTTTTATCGTACAATCTCTTAAAAACGTATTTAGTTGAGCAATGCATTCCTTGAAGCAATAATTGAGCCAAAAAAAACACCAGAAATGTTGATACAACCATTACTTAATACTCTCTCCAGGCTTGGGCTCTCTGAGTCGGAGCAATTTATTATCCTACGGGTTACAAAGTATTCACTGGCTCTTTGCCTCGTTGCAGTAGTGGGCTTCTGGGCAGCTACCTTTTTTACTCACAAAACAACAAATGTACCACTATCCTCATCCGGTTCCCAGCAAAATTTGTCCTTAAACACCCTCGACCTTAAGGCTCACCGATATATCGCCAATTCCCTGATGCAAAAAGGGCAACCTGAAAAAGCTATCAATCATTTTCACAGGCTGCTTGAGACTGATAGCGAAGAGTTCGGTATCAGGAAAAATCTTGCAAATGCATATCTGAATGCAGGACATTTTGAGGAAGCACTTTCTGCACTAAAACAACTTCTTAAAGAAGACACACCCGATTCGTTACACGCTGTTCTTCAGGCCCAAAAGGGTATCACACTCTTTTACCTGGGCGAGCATAATAGAAGTTTAAATGCCCTTAGAAGTAGTCTCGATATTGCACCAAACACGCCTGAAGCACTCTGTTTTATGGGACAGATCGAAGCTTCCAGATCTATTCCCTCCCCGCAGGCTGAGAAGTTACTTAAAAGAAGCATTGAAGTGGATTCTCAGTATGTGGAAGGTTGGTACCAGCTTGCCCGCTACTATACTCAGACAGGAGAGTATTTAGAAGCCCGAAAACTTCTACTTGAAGCATTACATATTAACCCCCTTCATGAGAGAAGTCATTCACGTCTGGGGATGGTATATTATTATCTAAATAAAGCCGATGCGTCCTTGAGGTCATACAAAACAGCCTTAGCCCTTAATCCCGATGATTTCAATACCAGATACAACCTGGGCAAACTTTATTACACTCTCATCGGCGATACACACAAAGCTCTTCACCAGTTCAATCGTGCACTTGAAAAATACCCGTACCATCCAGAAGCTAACTTTAAATCAGGCCTTATTTGTTTAAAAAACGGGATGGTAAAAGAAGCTATCAGGTTTTTTACCAATTCGCTCAAGCAGACTCCAGGCGATGTCCGTAAACTGTTACAACTTGCCAATGCTTATGAACGACTGGGCAACAGAGATGAGGCGTTAAGAGTATACCGCAAGATTACAGATATAGACCCTCTTAACAGTATAGCTTTTCGAAAAATTAGAAGTTTATCGGATTGAGTAAGATGTTTTCATTATCTTTAATTCAGGTTCATGTAATATGTATCTATTTTTCTGATTATATTCTTGATTTAGTCTGCAAATAATTGTATTCTACAAACATACAGGTTCTGATTACTAACTATAACTATAAACACCTGCACTAAGTTGGGAGGAGACTAAAAGGTGGGAAACATAACAAAAAAAGATTTGGTCGAACAGATTTCAGATCGTACAGGATTAACACAGGTTGATACTAAAATTGTGGTAGAGTCATTTCTTGAAGCACTCTCCACGGCGATGTTGGACGGTAATAATATCGAAATACGGGGTTTTGGCAGATTTAAAGTCAAAGAGAAAAATGCTCGCACAGCACGCAATCCCCGCACTAATGAATTTATCCAGGTCGAAGCAGGCTATAAGCCGGTCTTTGAAGCATCAAAGGAGCTGCGCAAGAGAGTTAATGATGCAATCATGGGTCCATCAGAAGAAGTTGACTCCCAAACCCTTTCTACGAGCTAATACAACTCCGGTAAAAAGCCGGGGTTTGCCCCCTAATTGAATTATCGATTGTTCAGTGGTGGTTTATCTGCTCAACTCTTTTGAACGATTAGCGGCTTTAACAACTGCATTCATCACAGTGTGCTTAAAGTTTCCCTGTTCCAGTGCAAAAAGCCCTTGTATTGTAGTCCCTCCGGGTGATGTTACTTTAGCTTTTAAAACAGAGGGATGTTCTGAAGCTTTAAGCACCATCTGTGCAGCACCAATTACGGTTTGAGCCGCAGATTCAAGGGCAGTAGTGAAGGGTAGACCGGCACTAACTCCACCTTCTGCAAGGGCTTCGATAAAGCTATATACAAAAGCCGGACCACTACCTGAAAGTCCGGTTATAGCATCCATCAACTCTTCCTTGATTTCAACAACTTTACCACATGCACCGAAGATGGTTTTGACTAAATTGGAGTCCGCTTCTGTACAGTTTGGGTTCATAGCGTAAGCACTCAAACCTTCACCAATTAAAGCCGGTGTGTTAGGCATAACTCTACAAATCCGTAAACTTTTTGCCAATTTATTTTGCATAAATGAAGTACTTATACCAGCAGCGACAGAGATTATAAGTGATTGAAAATTCTTTTGGTCAAATAGCGGCCTGATAGTAGTAAGGGCATCCTCAAAGTCAGTAGGTTTAACAGAAAGGATGATCACATCAGGCGATTGCCACTTTGCAGGCACGGTCTTATGTACCCTCAAATCCAAATCGTCCAGAGCAGAACTTTCTTTATCGAAGGCATGGATGGTTACATCATCACCAAATGATTTAAGAAGGCCACCAATCAGGGCCTTCCCCATATTACCACACCCAAAAACAGCTATATCCATTTTCCTTCTCCGGGTAGAAACGCTCTTTAGCTTTTCATCACATCCAAAAATTCTCTGTTGTTCTTAGTGTTGGACATTTTCTCTCTAAGAAACTCCATCATCTCAACAGGGCTCATCGTTGCCAGAAACTTTCTCAGAATCCACATTCTGTTAAGTTCCTCTTCGCTAAGCAACAACTCCTCTTTCCGAGTTCCGCTTCTGAGCAAGTCCATAGCAGGGTAGATACGACGATCAGCAATTTTTCTATCAAGCACAAGTTCCATATTCCCGGTGCCTTTAAATTCTTCAAAAATAACCTCATCCATCCGGCTGCCTGTTTCGATAAGCGCAGTTGCTATGATGGTTAAGCTACCACCGTTATCGATGTTTCTTGCAGCACCGAAAAATCTCTTAGGTTTGTAGAGGGCTTGAGAGTCGACACCACCGGAGAGTATACGCCCGGAGTGTGGTGCTACCGTATTATGAGCACGGGCAAGACGGGTAATACTATCCAGTAAAATTACGACATCCCGGTTATGTTCTACCAAACGTTTGGCCCTCTCAATTGCCATCTCTGCTACTACAACATGTCGCTCGGCTGGTTCATCAAAGGTAGAACTAATTACTTCAGCTTTAACAGAGCGCTGCATATCAGTAACTTCTTCCGGACGTTCATCTATTAACAGAACTATCAGAGATGATTCTGGATGGTTGTGAATGATAGCATTGGCGATCGTTTTTAAAAGAACGGTTTTTCCTGTTCTCGGTGGAGCAACAATCAACCCACGCTGCCCTTTCCCTATAGGAGTTAACAAATTCATTATCCGGGTAGCACTATCTTTTTTGTTGTATTCCAGATTAAATCGCTCATCGGGAAACAGCGGTGTCAAATCATCAAAATTTATCTTTTTCTTACACTCTTCGGGATCCTCATAGTTAACCATCTCAACCCGTAAAAGAGCGAAATAGCGCTCTGAATCTTTGGGTGGTCTAACCTGACCGGATACAGAATCACCGGTTTTAAGATAGAACCGTTTGATTTGAGAAGGAGATACATATATATCATCGGGACCGCTCAGGTAGGAGTTTGAAGGTGAGCGAAGGAACCCGAAGCCATCAGACATGATTTCAAGTATACCTTCAGCAAACATCTGCCCACTTTGTGCAGCCTGAGCCTGAAGGATTTTGAAAATCAGTTCCTGGCGGCGAAGACTACGATGTTCTCCTACATTGTGACTTGCGGCCAGATCATTGAGCTCCGTCATTGACATGCTTTTAAGCTCAGCAACATTCATTTAATACACCTCAATTAAAAGGAAGGGTTTATGCTGAAAGTTATATTTCTCTCTTGTGGTTTTTTTCTTCCGAGGGAAACTATCTCCCAGGTTTTTAACTTAGAAACTATCGGGAAATCTAAAACTGTTTATATGAAGGTTTTTGAAACCGAATGCTTTCATGAAGACTATTTAGCACCCGAGCACTCTGCTCTGCCTCACCGTTCCCAGGTACCCTGCCCAATGTCGATAAAATACCTTTTTGGATGGATTCAAATCAATTGAACTACATTACGAGGTCTAACAGGATGCTAAATGTAATGGCAAAAACCATACGACCATAAAATGGTGAAAAACAGAGGTAAAGTCAAGTTTTTTTTCTATTTTCTGCTTTTTTATACATTTCGATTTCAGATCAAATTTATTAATCGACAGTGTATAACTCTCAACCGATTTGTCCTTAGAAAGTTGAACAGTATAACGCCTCTGCATTTTTTACCAACTCTGGTATATTCTTCTGAATAAATTTATATTTACAGGTATTTAGAAAACCATTGAATATGCGTTAGTTGGAAGCATCACTAATAAACAACCAAGGCAAAAATTCACAACCCTGTTTAAGAAAAATGATTAAAGCTAACACTCACGTCCACTCTCCCTATTCTTTTAGCACCTTTGGGTCCATCGATGAAATGGTCACACAAGCTGCAAAAGAGGGTCTTGATGTGCTTGGTATAAATGATTTTAACACATTTGAAGGATATCAGGAGTTTGGTGAAATCTGCCGCAACCACCACATCTATCCTTTATACGGAATAGAGTTCAGAAGTATCAGTGAAACTGAGCAGAAACTTGGTCGCCGGTGGAACGATCCCTATGATGCAGGAATTCTCTATTTATGTGGAAGAGCTTTGCATACCCCTGTCCAAATGTCCCTCGATTCAAAAAACCTAATGAACTCACTATGGAAGCGTAGCCAGGATCATATATGGAAGGTCATCCTAAAACTAAATCAACATCTTAAAGAATGTGGCTTAGATTGTGCACTAAATTATAATTCGATACGCCTCAAATATGCCAAAAATACGGTTCGTGAGCGCCATATAGCTAAAGCTCTGTATGATGAATTGCTTAAAAACCGAACGAATGTATCGGACCTAAACGATGCTTTTAAAACCCTTTTTTCAGTTTCCAGTCTGCCTTTCGATAGTACAGATGCCCCTGCAGTGCAGCAGCAGATCATTAACAGAATCTTTAAATTCAATAAACCTGCTTATGTAGAATACAACGATCAAAATGCTATTAATTGCGCTGATGCAAAAAAGCTGATCACTGAAGCTGGCGGGATACCCTGCTATCCAGTTCTGGGAGATGTATCAAAAACGCCTACCGAAGCTGAAAAAAGTTTAGAAGAACTAATTGACCGACTTAAAAATATGGGTGTTTACGCAGTAGAGTTTATCTCTACCAGAAACAGTATTGAGTACCTAAGGAATTGTGTTAATCACTTCAAAAGAAATGGTTTTTGCATTACATTCGGTACCGAACATAATACCCCCAGCTACTTTCCCCTCATCCCTTCGGCTCGCAATGAAACGCCTTTTGATCCTGCACTTAAATCAGTAGCCAGTGACGGAGCCTGCATTCTTGCAGCTCACCAGGAGCTTATAAATAAGTCCCGGTCAGGATTTGTGGATAATGAAGGAAAGGTGACTGTAAACGCCTGCAATTTACATAAATTTATTGATTTTGGTAAAAACATTTTGTATAAAAAACGAAAACAACGCATCAAAAGCACTTGAGAAAGAGGGGTAGCTTTTGTTACAGTTTAGAATTGGATCCATACTAACCACTCTTGTAGTTGTTTGTATGATAGGATGTTATGAAGAGGAGGGTGAAAGAAGTATTCCACGCACCCCTGATGTTCATTTTGTACCAACACCACACAAAGTTGTAGACGTAATGCTTAACCTTGCAGATGTTCAAAGGGATGATATCGTTTATGATCTTGGTTGCGGTGATGGGCGAATAGTAATTGCTGCTGCAAAAAAGAGTGGGTGTAGGGCATGGGGATTTGATATTGACCCTGAGATGGTTGCAATCTCAAGAGAAAACGTACGCAAAGAGAGGGTTCACAGACTCGTCACTATCGAAGAAAAAGACATTTTTGAACTCGATTTAACTGAAGCCACTGTTATCACCCTGTATCTACTTCCCCACTTAAATGTTCAATTGCTTCCACAACTCGATGAATTAAAACCAGGTACCAGAATTGTCTCTCATGCATTCAATATTGCCGGAATAAAACCAGATGTTGTGGCAAGAGTTTATAGAGAGGATGGTGGAGTAAGTTTCGTTTTCATGTATACAACTCCGCTTGAAAGGGTTTCGGATGAGGAGTTTGAGGATATCTTTGATGAGGACGAGCTTGAAACAACACCAGGATAAATCAGGTTTGAACAACAAAACCGGTAATGTTTTTTGCAAAGAAAACAATGATACCTGTTTTGGCATTTTTATTGCACTATTATTTAAACTATTGCATACTAATAATTTGAGCGGAATCTCTGAACGTTCTCTTCTTCAGAAGTCTTCAGATTGCTTTTTTTTCCGCTTTATCTATTTACACACAATCTCATCGGTGAGATATTTCATGACTCTTTTTACTTTGATACTACTACACACAGCAAGAAAGTATTGCTTCCATCACAGTAGTTTCCCATTTCGGGGAGGCAAATCATGTACATAGTCCAGGTTGCCTCAGAGCTAGCCCCTTTGGCCAAAGTTGGTGGACTTGCGGATGTCGTTTGCGGTCTTTCATGGGAACTTTCTATAAGGGGGAATGAAGTAGAGGTTATACTTCCAAAATATGACTGCATGCGTTATGATCAAATCTGGGGCCTTACTCCTTCTTTTAACGATCTTTGGGTTCCATGGTTTGGGGGGGGCGTCCACTGTACTGTTTGGTTTGGATTTGTGCATGGCAGGAAATGTTTCTTTATCGATCCTCATTCTGGTGATAATTTTTTTAACCGAAATACATTTTATGGATGTAATGATGATGTCCTCAGGTATGCCTTTTTTAGTAAAGCTGCTTTGGAATTTCTGCTTCAAAGTGGAAAACGTCCTGATATAATCCATTGCCATGATTGGCAAACCGGCCTTCTACCGGTAATGCTTTTTGAACAGTACACTCATACTGATATGCAGTTTCAAAGGGCCTGT
This is a stretch of genomic DNA from Chitinispirillales bacterium ANBcel5. It encodes these proteins:
- a CDS encoding integration host factor subunit beta, encoding MGNITKKDLVEQISDRTGLTQVDTKIVVESFLEALSTAMLDGNNIEIRGFGRFKVKEKNARTARNPRTNEFIQVEAGYKPVFEASKELRKRVNDAIMGPSEEVDSQTLSTS
- the hrcA gene encoding heat-inducible transcriptional repressor HrcA; its protein translation is MEPEMLTDREQRVLEAIVRNFILSAAPTSSRYLSKQNGFEISAASIRNVMGDLEDRGFITQPHTSAGRVPTDKGYRYYVDRMMGPIDLPEQVKQSIRNSIVTIDQADLHLLMEAASKALSRATNQLGVILAPKLRKGVFRTIHVFSVGNGRYLMNVAIDSGFVKTMVVELHTELSHDRLVSACNILNARFSGKTLAQMCEDHLNELRDVGEVELGVIKLLVPSLRKIIEENEQEEVYADGETNVILQPEFFSRDRIGAVIEILEEKRLLMHLFEAENRKHSRPEVVISIGGENSKVQLRSFSIIKTTYKVGSMTGSLGVIGPKRMPYPQMVSAVSYTAKLLGELYT
- a CDS encoding nucleotide exchange factor GrpE, giving the protein MATNEEEVEKQQNQNQKEASKDQEELKEDSSESQQEEELQEKEAPEVSELDSLKAELEATNDKYVRLMAEFENYKKRASRDYERLVETANEKLMLELVEVRENFERAIKAAEQGGELKQFLEGTELIYTKFVSVLEKNGLQAFGEPGEEFDPQIHDALMKADNEKIPEDHIAEVFERGYKIKERVVKHARVIVSSGSSQK
- the groES gene encoding co-chaperone GroES, with product MNVKPLADRIIVRPMGAEEKTAGGIIIPDNAKEKPQKGEVVAVGAGKISDSGQKIEMTLKEGDKVLYGKYSGTEVTIDNEEYLIMRESDVLATL
- the proC gene encoding pyrroline-5-carboxylate reductase, giving the protein MDIAVFGCGNMGKALIGGLLKSFGDDVTIHAFDKESSALDDLDLRVHKTVPAKWQSPDVIILSVKPTDFEDALTTIRPLFDQKNFQSLIISVAAGISTSFMQNKLAKSLRICRVMPNTPALIGEGLSAYAMNPNCTEADSNLVKTIFGACGKVVEIKEELMDAITGLSGSGPAFVYSFIEALAEGGVSAGLPFTTALESAAQTVIGAAQMVLKASEHPSVLKAKVTSPGGTTIQGLFALEQGNFKHTVMNAVVKAANRSKELSR
- a CDS encoding tetratricopeptide repeat protein; translated protein: MSNAFLEAIIEPKKTPEMLIQPLLNTLSRLGLSESEQFIILRVTKYSLALCLVAVVGFWAATFFTHKTTNVPLSSSGSQQNLSLNTLDLKAHRYIANSLMQKGQPEKAINHFHRLLETDSEEFGIRKNLANAYLNAGHFEEALSALKQLLKEDTPDSLHAVLQAQKGITLFYLGEHNRSLNALRSSLDIAPNTPEALCFMGQIEASRSIPSPQAEKLLKRSIEVDSQYVEGWYQLARYYTQTGEYLEARKLLLEALHINPLHERSHSRLGMVYYYLNKADASLRSYKTALALNPDDFNTRYNLGKLYYTLIGDTHKALHQFNRALEKYPYHPEANFKSGLICLKNGMVKEAIRFFTNSLKQTPGDVRKLLQLANAYERLGNRDEALRVYRKITDIDPLNSIAFRKIRSLSD
- the groL gene encoding chaperonin GroEL (60 kDa chaperone family; promotes refolding of misfolded polypeptides especially under stressful conditions; forms two stacked rings of heptamers to form a barrel-shaped 14mer; ends can be capped by GroES; misfolded proteins enter the barrel where they are refolded when GroES binds) — translated: MAGKQLAFDITARDKLLKGIDVLAGAVRVTLGPRGRNVVLEKSFGSPTVTKDGVTVAKEIELEDKFENMGAQMVKEVASKTSDIAGDGTTTATVLAQVISRFGIKNVTAGANAMAVKRGIDKAVRVIVDRLQKDSKPIAGKKEIAQVGAISANNDKEIGDLIADAMEKVGKDGVITVEEAKGIETNLEVVEGMQFDRGYLSPYFVTNPETMECILDDPMILIFDKKVSAMKDLLPILEKVAQMGKPLLIIAEDVEGEALATLVVNKLRGTLKIAAVKAPGFGDRRKAMLEDIAVLTGGILVSEEAGFKLENTTIDSLGQAKRVSIDKENTTIIEGAGKTDDIKGRVNQIRKQIEETTSDYDREKLQERLAKLAGGVAVINIGAATESEMKEKKARVEDALHATRAAVEEGIVAGGGVALIRSASALDGFTLDDNDENIGVDIIRRACEEPLRMIVSNAGLESSVVCNEVKNGKGSYGFNAYSNKYEDLIEAGVIDPTKVTRTALENAASIASLVLTTECIVSEMPKEDEAPAGGAPGMGGMDGMGGMGGMGGMGGMM
- the dnaJ gene encoding molecular chaperone DnaJ, whose amino-acid sequence is MAKSDYYEILGVSRDASEDEIKKAYRKLAVKYHPDKNPGDKEAEEKFRDATQAYEILKDPQKRQQYDQFGHAAFEGAAAGGGGFGGFGAGGFDISDALRAFMNDFGGDSIFGDLFGWGGSRGRRGAGGGAARGKDLQIRLSLSLEEIATGVKKTLKLKRMDHCSVCKGTGSKSGKRNVCQTCQGSGRVRQVANSFFGQVIQESVCPSCRGEGYVVADKCNACTGTGLQKVDSTIEVDIPAGVSEGNYINVPGKGNAGPNKGPSGDLIVLISEKPHEFFKRHGADLTCDIDLSFSDAALGVSKTIPTLDGKVNLKIPSGTQSEKTFRLRSKGLPVVNRREQGDLLVRVHVRTPEKLNRAAKKMFEELKEMGY